The following coding sequences are from one Haploplasma axanthum window:
- a CDS encoding shikimate dehydrogenase family protein — protein MNNYGLLGNNISYSKSSELHRVIAKYFGFEVNYELIDIKEESLEKYLKNKFYQGFNVTKPYKETIIKYLDELSLISKKTGAVNTIYYKNNKLYGDNTDYYGFKYLISYYNIDIKNKRIAILGTGGAAKVIHYYLKKYTSDVYYISRTRKDNLTISYAEFPKYDFDIIINATPIGTFPNINESPISSEYVNNKIIIDLTYNPRETKLMSYTKDSYNGLIMLIVQALYASKKWGNEVKINKRIVNEIKELIENV, from the coding sequence ATGAATAATTATGGATTATTAGGGAATAATATCTCTTATAGTAAATCTTCGGAGTTACATAGAGTAATCGCTAAATATTTTGGATTTGAAGTTAATTATGAACTAATTGATATAAAAGAAGAAAGCTTAGAAAAATATTTGAAAAACAAGTTTTATCAAGGCTTTAATGTTACTAAACCATATAAAGAAACTATTATAAAGTATCTTGATGAACTATCTTTAATATCTAAAAAGACTGGTGCAGTAAACACTATATATTACAAAAACAATAAACTTTATGGTGATAATACTGATTATTATGGATTTAAGTATTTAATAAGTTATTACAATATCGACATTAAAAATAAAAGAATTGCTATTTTAGGTACAGGCGGTGCAGCAAAAGTTATCCATTATTATCTTAAAAAATATACAAGCGATGTTTATTATATTTCAAGAACGAGAAAAGATAACTTAACAATTTCATATGCTGAATTTCCTAAATATGATTTTGATATTATCATTAATGCTACGCCAATTGGAACATTTCCTAATATTAATGAATCACCTATTTCAAGTGAATATGTAAATAATAAAATAATCATTGATTTAACATATAATCCTAGAGAAACTAAACTTATGAGTTATACAAAAGACTCATATAATGGATTAATAATGTTAATTGTTCAAGCATTATACGCATCAAAAAAATGGGGAAATGAAGTAAAAATTAACAAAAGAATTGTTAATGAAATAAAGGAGTTGATTGAAAATGTTTAG
- a CDS encoding chorismate synthase — protein sequence MFSYGNKFKITIYGASHEETMGLIIDGLKAGITINSELINNDLKKRMPTSIGTTPRIEKDEFMITNGLFNGITTGGPLHIVVPNENIISKDYSNLYKHPRPGHADFVAYKKYNGYNDYRGGGFFSGRLTTLLVIAGAIAKQLLPFSFNSKLIQVGNLKEMDKLDKYLETIKQEGDSVGGIVELRVEKMIDGLGDPYFNKLDAEISKLIITIPGVRGILFGDNFDVTSLGSINNDLIIDGQGKTKTNHSGGINGGISNGNDLVFKVYVKPTSSIRIPQKTFNFETKKIENLEIKGRHDTAFVRRIPIVLENVTAIVLANFYL from the coding sequence ATGTTTAGTTATGGAAATAAATTTAAAATAACAATTTATGGAGCCTCGCATGAGGAAACAATGGGACTTATAATTGATGGATTAAAAGCAGGAATTACGATTAATTCAGAATTGATAAATAATGATTTAAAGAAACGTATGCCAACTTCTATTGGAACAACGCCACGAATTGAAAAAGATGAGTTTATGATTACTAACGGACTATTTAATGGTATAACTACCGGAGGACCGCTTCATATTGTTGTTCCAAACGAAAATATCATCTCAAAAGATTATTCAAATCTTTATAAACATCCACGTCCTGGTCATGCTGATTTTGTTGCTTATAAGAAGTATAATGGCTATAACGATTATCGTGGTGGAGGTTTTTTTTCAGGAAGACTAACCACATTACTAGTTATTGCTGGGGCAATTGCAAAACAGTTATTACCTTTTAGTTTTAATTCTAAATTAATTCAAGTAGGAAATTTAAAAGAAATGGATAAACTTGATAAATATTTAGAAACAATTAAACAAGAAGGAGATTCTGTTGGAGGAATTGTTGAACTTAGAGTTGAAAAAATGATTGATGGTTTAGGTGATCCATACTTCAATAAACTTGATGCAGAAATTTCAAAATTAATAATAACTATACCTGGGGTAAGAGGAATTCTTTTTGGCGATAACTTTGATGTAACAAGTCTAGGTAGCATAAATAATGATTTAATTATTGATGGACAAGGTAAAACTAAAACAAACCACTCTGGTGGTATAAATGGTGGGATTTCTAATGGTAATGATCTTGTTTTTAAGGTTTATGTAAAACCAACTTCAAGTATTAGAATCCCTCAAAAAACATTTAATTTTGAAACAAAAAAAATTGAAAATTTAGAAATTAAAGGAAGACACGATACAGCGTTTGTGAGAAGAATTCCGATTGTTTTAGAAAATGTTACGGCAATTGTGCTTGCTAATTTCTATTTGTAG
- a CDS encoding ATP-dependent DNA helicase RecG, translating to MIVKLEKVKGVGEKLKKVFRQNGIWSTYDLARFFPSSYDEFELTTLDSSKHNEVVTIKGIVISDLEKNIYSRVDMITFDLETNKTVVKVIAFNQKFLMNSLKKTDDIYIKGKYDFYKKKIIVNKIMKENSFESIKPKYKIDGMSDTIISKILFNIFEENQVEIYENMPKTILTKYKLLDRYEAYKKLHFPNNNNEIELAKRRIKFEEAYFFQKEFVNKINKRITREKRKYDLQKVKSFIEKIPYQLTNDQKQAVNDVFGDFKKSEVGYRLIQGDVGSGKTIVANIAMYGVVTAGFQTVLMAPTELLAKQHYEGFKRLLNDGLRIELLTSDSKNKEEIKNSIKDGNIKIIIGTHALIQDDVEFNNLGLIVIDEQHKFGVETRNQLIKKSIDADLIYLTATPIPRTLAISLFGDADISVIKEKPQKRKKIITKAITDKDLTIVFDEIQKTLERNEKVYVVVPAIESEHAKYNIQNVYELLLGKFSDKEIFITHGKNKKDEQEKAILNFMNSKRGILIATTMIEVGIDIPKTTLMVIFSANFFGLSQLHQLRGRVGRGHLESKCYLISTGDIEERLEIIEKEDDGFILSDYDLKLRGPGDLLGVIQTGFNDFKFLDFINDYEILKMMREELLKTKNKL from the coding sequence ATGATTGTGAAACTTGAAAAGGTAAAAGGTGTAGGCGAAAAATTAAAGAAAGTTTTTAGACAAAACGGTATATGGTCAACTTATGATTTAGCCCGTTTTTTTCCATCATCATATGATGAATTTGAACTAACGACACTTGATTCAAGTAAACATAATGAAGTTGTTACAATTAAAGGGATAGTAATTAGTGATTTAGAAAAAAATATTTATTCTAGAGTTGATATGATAACATTTGATTTAGAAACAAATAAAACTGTTGTTAAGGTAATAGCTTTTAACCAAAAATTTTTAATGAATAGTTTGAAAAAAACTGATGATATATACATTAAAGGTAAATATGATTTTTATAAGAAAAAAATAATTGTTAATAAAATTATGAAAGAAAATAGTTTTGAAAGTATTAAACCTAAATATAAAATTGATGGTATGAGTGATACGATAATTTCTAAAATCTTATTCAATATTTTTGAAGAAAATCAAGTTGAAATCTATGAAAATATGCCTAAAACAATTCTAACGAAGTATAAGTTACTTGATAGATATGAAGCGTATAAAAAACTTCATTTTCCAAATAATAACAATGAAATTGAATTAGCAAAGCGAAGAATTAAATTTGAAGAAGCATATTTTTTTCAAAAAGAATTTGTTAATAAAATAAATAAGCGAATAACAAGAGAAAAACGAAAATATGATTTACAAAAAGTTAAATCGTTTATTGAAAAAATTCCGTACCAATTAACTAATGATCAGAAACAAGCAGTTAATGATGTTTTTGGAGATTTCAAAAAGAGTGAAGTTGGTTATAGACTTATTCAAGGTGATGTTGGATCTGGCAAGACGATTGTTGCTAATATTGCTATGTATGGAGTTGTAACTGCAGGATTTCAAACAGTTTTAATGGCTCCAACGGAATTGTTAGCCAAACAACACTATGAAGGCTTTAAAAGGCTTTTAAATGATGGTTTAAGAATTGAATTACTAACAAGTGATTCAAAAAATAAGGAAGAAATAAAAAATAGTATCAAAGATGGGAATATTAAAATTATTATTGGAACTCATGCGTTAATTCAAGATGATGTAGAGTTTAATAATTTAGGATTAATTGTTATTGATGAACAACATAAGTTTGGTGTTGAAACAAGAAATCAACTAATTAAGAAATCAATTGATGCTGATCTTATTTATTTAACTGCGACCCCAATCCCTAGAACGCTTGCTATTTCACTTTTTGGAGATGCAGATATATCTGTTATTAAAGAGAAACCTCAAAAAAGGAAAAAGATTATTACTAAGGCAATTACTGATAAAGATCTAACAATTGTTTTTGATGAAATTCAAAAAACATTAGAAAGAAATGAAAAGGTTTATGTTGTTGTTCCAGCAATCGAATCAGAACATGCAAAATATAATATTCAAAATGTTTATGAATTATTACTTGGAAAATTTAGCGATAAAGAAATCTTTATTACTCATGGTAAAAACAAAAAAGATGAACAAGAAAAAGCTATCTTAAACTTTATGAATTCTAAACGTGGGATATTAATAGCAACTACAATGATTGAAGTAGGAATTGATATACCAAAGACAACACTTATGGTTATTTTTTCAGCAAACTTTTTTGGATTAAGTCAGCTACACCAATTAAGAGGAAGAGTTGGAAGAGGTCACTTAGAAAGTAAATGTTATTTAATATCAACTGGAGATATTGAAGAAAGATTAGAAATAATTGAAAAAGAGGATGATGGATTTATCTTGAGTGATTATGATTTGAAACTTCGTGGACCTGGTGATTTATTAGGAGTTATACAAACAGGATTTAATGATTTTAAATTCCTAGATTTTATTAATGATTATGAAATTTTAAAAATGATGAGGGAAGAATTACTAAAGACTAAAAATAAATTATGA
- the plsX gene encoding phosphate acyltransferase PlsX yields MIKLAVDGMGGDFAPEPIVKGTLLALEKYRDLEITIFGDENKMKPFLKPHDRLKVIHTEAYLDMGVKDPVREYRRNKEASLFKAMQYVADGNAEAVVTAGPTQAVVVGGHLALKRMPEMRRVAIAPVIPSYDGRGKILLDSGANVDLKAEHLVDLAVYASIVAERVLNRKNPTVALVNIGAEEGKGREIEVEAYELLKNNPNINFVGNLEPKEVFVSDVDILVTDGFTGNILMKTMEGTALGLGKVLKREIKASLRSKIGALFMKKALYKFKKALDASEIGGALVVGLNHVLIKAHGSSNDYAFFNAIRQARSMVESNVIKTVEEILSKKA; encoded by the coding sequence ATGATAAAACTTGCTGTAGATGGAATGGGTGGAGATTTTGCTCCAGAACCAATTGTTAAAGGAACGTTATTAGCATTAGAAAAATATAGAGATTTAGAGATAACAATATTTGGCGATGAAAATAAAATGAAGCCATTTTTAAAACCTCATGATAGATTAAAAGTTATTCACACAGAAGCATATTTAGATATGGGTGTTAAAGACCCTGTAAGAGAATATAGAAGAAATAAAGAAGCATCACTTTTCAAAGCAATGCAATATGTTGCAGATGGTAATGCAGAAGCAGTTGTTACTGCTGGACCAACGCAAGCCGTTGTTGTTGGTGGACATTTAGCATTAAAAAGAATGCCTGAAATGAGAAGGGTTGCTATTGCGCCAGTTATTCCATCATATGATGGAAGAGGAAAGATTTTATTAGATTCTGGAGCAAATGTTGATTTAAAAGCGGAACATCTAGTTGATTTAGCTGTTTATGCGAGCATTGTTGCTGAACGAGTTTTAAATCGTAAAAATCCAACTGTTGCACTTGTTAATATCGGTGCTGAAGAAGGAAAAGGTCGTGAAATTGAAGTTGAAGCATACGAACTATTGAAAAATAATCCAAACATTAATTTTGTCGGTAATTTAGAACCTAAAGAAGTTTTTGTAAGTGATGTTGATATTTTAGTGACTGATGGTTTCACTGGAAATATTTTAATGAAAACAATGGAAGGTACTGCACTAGGTTTAGGAAAAGTATTAAAGAGAGAAATAAAGGCATCATTAAGAAGTAAAATAGGCGCTTTATTTATGAAAAAAGCATTATATAAGTTCAAAAAAGCTCTTGATGCATCAGAAATTGGTGGAGCACTTGTTGTTGGATTAAATCATGTTTTAATTAAAGCTCATGGATCATCAAATGATTATGCATTCTTTAATGCAATTAGGCAAGCAAGAAGTATGGTAGAAAGTAACGTTATTAAAACGGTTGAAGAAATATTATCTAAGAAAGCGTGA
- the rnc gene encoding ribonuclease III: protein MIELQELLKKLEINYKDISYYKTALTHSSYGNENQVENNERLEFLGDAVIELLMSDYLYENTDLPEGRMTIKRAQAVREEALVIYSNKIELNKYLLLGKGEESKGANNAMIADSLEAIFAATYIDVGLEESKKLFNKIVVPNLNEAFNIKDYKSILQEIIHSGEKRNISYQIIKESGPSHNKSFEAVVMLDKDIILGTGFGKTKKEAEQKAAEEALRKGNYDFKENI, encoded by the coding sequence GTGATTGAGTTGCAAGAGTTATTAAAAAAGTTAGAAATAAATTATAAAGATATTTCGTACTATAAAACAGCATTGACACATTCATCTTATGGGAATGAAAATCAAGTTGAAAATAATGAAAGACTTGAATTTTTAGGTGATGCAGTGATCGAACTTTTAATGAGTGATTATTTATATGAAAATACTGATTTACCTGAAGGAAGAATGACAATTAAAAGAGCTCAAGCTGTTCGTGAAGAAGCACTTGTTATTTATAGTAATAAAATTGAATTGAATAAATATCTGTTATTAGGTAAAGGTGAAGAATCTAAAGGGGCAAATAACGCGATGATTGCTGATAGTTTAGAGGCTATTTTTGCTGCAACTTATATTGATGTTGGTTTAGAAGAGTCTAAAAAATTATTTAATAAAATTGTTGTTCCTAATTTAAATGAAGCATTTAACATTAAAGACTATAAATCAATTTTACAAGAGATAATTCATAGTGGTGAAAAAAGAAATATTAGTTATCAAATAATAAAAGAGTCTGGACCATCTCATAATAAGAGTTTTGAAGCAGTTGTAATGTTAGATAAAGATATCATTCTTGGAACTGGCTTTGGTAAAACTAAAAAAGAAGCTGAGCAAAAAGCTGCAGAGGAAGCATTAAGGAAGGGTAATTATGATTTTAAAGAGAATATATGA
- a CDS encoding DnaD domain protein, producing MILKRIYEEYNFNIEKLLIKEYKRLNLTIEELNVLIVLFALPVKKNIFSLNDISKKVDYNQNEIAKIIESLMEKNFLKIKLETSNKREREVYDLDGTFDQITKLYEQDEINLKKEQTFSNVSETIALFEEKMGRMLKSNELDRIRIWYESFNYGHSRILSLINASKKNLSVIYIEKLLNMNVESDIKIDDQTEKLLDDIFKKL from the coding sequence ATGATTTTAAAGAGAATATATGAAGAATATAATTTTAATATTGAAAAACTCCTTATAAAAGAATATAAAAGATTAAACTTAACAATTGAAGAGTTAAATGTTTTAATTGTTTTATTTGCGCTCCCAGTTAAAAAGAATATTTTTTCTTTAAATGATATTTCAAAAAAAGTTGATTATAATCAAAATGAGATTGCTAAAATAATTGAATCTTTAATGGAAAAAAACTTTTTGAAAATAAAATTAGAAACAAGTAATAAAAGAGAAAGAGAAGTCTATGATTTAGATGGTACCTTTGACCAAATAACAAAATTATATGAACAAGATGAAATCAATCTCAAAAAAGAACAAACTTTTAGTAATGTATCGGAAACAATTGCTTTATTTGAGGAAAAAATGGGAAGAATGCTAAAAAGCAATGAATTAGATCGAATTAGAATATGGTATGAAAGTTTTAATTATGGTCATTCAAGAATTCTATCATTGATTAATGCCTCAAAAAAGAATTTAAGTGTTATTTATATTGAAAAACTTCTTAATATGAATGTCGAATCTGATATTAAAATTGATGATCAAACTGAGAAACTATTAGATGATATTTTTAAGAAACTGTAA
- the nth gene encoding endonuclease III, with translation MIKKDKDKLILDTLDIMFPDAKGELNHKNDFELLIAVVLSAQTTDKAVNNITPLLFSKYPDAFALSEANEDDVMMIINRIGLYKVKSKNIIKLSKLLVEKHRGIVPNNRESLEALPGVGRKTANVVMSIAFNIPAIAVDTHVERVSKRLGLANKSDNVLEVEKKLMKRFPENRWTKLHHQLIFFGRYHCTAKKPKCNECALKDICIFYKEFKKN, from the coding sequence ATGATTAAAAAAGATAAAGATAAACTAATACTTGATACATTAGATATAATGTTTCCAGATGCTAAAGGAGAATTAAATCATAAAAATGATTTTGAGTTATTAATTGCTGTAGTATTAAGCGCTCAAACAACAGATAAAGCTGTTAATAATATAACACCTTTACTTTTTAGTAAATATCCTGATGCGTTCGCACTAAGTGAAGCAAACGAAGACGATGTGATGATGATAATTAATCGAATTGGACTCTATAAAGTTAAGAGTAAAAATATTATTAAGTTATCTAAGTTACTTGTTGAAAAGCATAGGGGAATTGTTCCAAATAACCGCGAGAGTCTAGAAGCATTACCTGGAGTGGGAAGAAAAACTGCAAATGTTGTTATGAGTATTGCTTTTAATATTCCAGCAATTGCTGTTGACACACATGTTGAGAGAGTTTCAAAAAGACTTGGTTTAGCAAATAAGTCGGATAATGTTTTAGAAGTTGAAAAAAAATTAATGAAGAGGTTTCCAGAAAATAGATGGACAAAACTTCATCACCAGTTAATTTTCTTTGGAAGATACCATTGTACTGCTAAAAAACCTAAATGTAATGAATGTGCTTTAAAAGATATTTGCATATTTTATAAAGAATTCAAAAAAAATTAG
- a CDS encoding helix-turn-helix domain-containing protein: MNLTRIRKIINEYQNMLDQKDRTIGSIIKHYRKERNYTLDDTSNGICSISYLCKVEKNQLIPSDIILPKLIKRLKINEEEINTNKKSDWVKEVLKDYNILKKMYNSVFYLKDYQSKLIKYTYNLLIKNDMIAAHKEYIDLTEYYTYFTEEEMCFYLYLIMINYYKKEQYSEIINMYKDVLIFNEQRELQLKIKVIVLKSFYKCERYSEANIMYEKVISDLLNYNMFEEIIKLRSYDLAAKAKELETEVLIEHLNLLNNTEKMSFEYIWFVHYFYKKNDYEKAVELILKIKDLNAHYYIMCLIALDITKKGHEIVKILSSKPNFDMPNSYKVIINYLKKKYSNERLFSFIKEEIVIAKFLTDEAIIIDYLFNEACELYKSEHYYKGTVSLLEKHNRFLKQRNKNVI; the protein is encoded by the coding sequence ATGAATTTAACAAGAATAAGAAAAATTATTAATGAATATCAAAATATGTTAGATCAAAAAGATCGAACAATTGGATCAATCATTAAACACTATCGAAAGGAAAGAAATTATACACTAGATGATACTTCAAATGGAATTTGTAGTATTTCATATTTATGTAAAGTTGAAAAGAATCAATTAATACCTAGTGATATAATATTACCTAAGTTAATCAAACGGTTAAAGATTAATGAAGAAGAAATAAACACAAACAAGAAAAGTGATTGGGTAAAAGAAGTATTAAAAGATTACAATATTCTAAAAAAAATGTATAATAGTGTGTTTTATTTAAAAGACTATCAATCAAAATTAATCAAATATACATATAATTTGTTAATCAAAAATGATATGATAGCAGCACATAAAGAATATATTGATTTAACTGAATATTATACATATTTCACTGAAGAGGAAATGTGTTTTTACTTATACTTAATAATGATTAATTACTACAAAAAAGAACAATATTCAGAAATAATAAATATGTACAAAGATGTATTAATTTTTAATGAACAAAGAGAACTACAATTAAAAATAAAGGTTATAGTATTAAAATCATTCTATAAATGTGAACGTTATTCAGAGGCAAATATTATGTATGAAAAAGTCATTTCAGACTTATTAAACTATAATATGTTTGAAGAAATAATTAAACTTAGAAGTTATGACTTAGCAGCTAAAGCTAAAGAATTAGAAACAGAAGTATTAATAGAGCATTTAAATCTTTTAAATAATACAGAAAAAATGTCTTTTGAATATATATGGTTTGTTCATTATTTTTATAAGAAAAATGATTATGAAAAAGCAGTTGAATTAATACTTAAAATCAAAGACTTAAATGCTCATTATTATATTATGTGTTTAATAGCACTTGATATAACAAAAAAAGGTCATGAGATAGTAAAAATACTATCATCAAAACCTAATTTTGATATGCCTAATTCATATAAAGTAATTATTAATTATTTAAAAAAGAAATACTCAAATGAAAGACTTTTCTCATTTATAAAAGAAGAAATTGTCATTGCTAAATTTTTAACAGATGAAGCAATAATAATTGACTATTTGTTTAATGAAGCATGTGAATTATATAAGAGTGAACATTATTATAAAGGAACGGTTTCTTTGCTTGAAAAGCATAATAGATTTTTAAAACAAAGAAATAAGAATGTTATATAG
- a CDS encoding beta-propeller fold lactonase family protein, whose protein sequence is MKILIGSYNKNVYELIIKNNKVNKTNVYLEASKPSYLMNLNGLSYIYEKDNKQYIKIENDDILLNEKSCHISYDKTNNLVYSSHYHDGILKILSKDKNHWDVVNTLSYTPHSHIHYAEYIPSINKVGVCDLGDNKFYLYDVKNKELNLSVLYSFKNNEGPRHFTYNKDLPIIYIINELTPSVSVLEFSNNKLNLLQTINLSIGAGSAIRISKDNKFLYAAVRDSNYIFVFEIEKNGLLKVIQKIHTNGDHPRDFNLIDDDKYLLVANMKSDNLSLYSINNGKLTLEDYNYNLDRGASIISI, encoded by the coding sequence ATGAAAATATTAATTGGTTCTTATAATAAGAATGTTTATGAACTCATAATAAAGAATAATAAAGTTAACAAAACAAATGTTTATTTAGAAGCATCAAAACCTAGCTATTTAATGAATTTAAATGGGCTCTCTTATATTTATGAGAAAGACAACAAGCAATATATTAAAATTGAAAATGATGATATTCTTCTTAATGAAAAATCATGTCACATTTCATATGATAAAACTAATAATTTAGTTTATAGTTCTCATTATCATGATGGAATTTTAAAAATTCTTTCTAAAGATAAAAATCACTGGGATGTTGTTAATACTCTTAGTTATACTCCCCATTCTCATATTCATTATGCAGAATATATCCCTAGTATAAATAAGGTTGGAGTTTGTGATTTAGGAGATAACAAATTTTATCTTTATGATGTTAAAAACAAAGAATTAAATCTAAGCGTATTATACTCATTTAAAAATAATGAAGGTCCTAGACACTTTACATATAATAAAGATTTACCAATCATTTATATTATTAATGAGTTAACACCTTCAGTATCAGTTTTAGAATTCAGTAATAACAAACTTAACTTATTACAAACAATTAATTTAAGTATAGGTGCTGGTTCCGCAATAAGGATTTCAAAAGACAATAAATTCTTATATGCTGCTGTTAGAGATAGTAATTATATATTTGTTTTTGAAATAGAAAAAAATGGACTTTTGAAAGTTATTCAAAAAATCCATACTAATGGCGATCATCCAAGAGATTTTAATTTAATCGATGATGATAAATATTTACTTGTTGCAAATATGAAAAGTGATAACCTATCATTATATTCAATTAATAATGGGAAACTTACTTTAGAAGATTATAATTATAATTTAGATCGTGGAGCTTCAATTATTTCTATATAA
- a CDS encoding flavodoxin, protein MEKAVIVYWSGTGNTEIMADKIKEGLEESGYETNMLQVYEASVEAVLEYDKIAFGCPSMGIEELEEEEFEPFFEEIETQLTDKKIALFGSYGWGDGEWMEAWEERVANTGAILFEKGLIINSTPSTEEEDSCLEFGKRFAEF, encoded by the coding sequence ATGGAAAAAGCGGTTATTGTATATTGGAGTGGAACCGGTAATACTGAAATAATGGCAGATAAAATCAAAGAAGGGTTAGAAGAATCTGGATATGAGACTAATATGCTACAAGTTTATGAAGCATCAGTTGAGGCTGTCTTAGAGTACGACAAGATTGCTTTTGGTTGTCCCTCAATGGGAATCGAAGAACTTGAAGAAGAAGAATTTGAACCATTCTTTGAAGAAATTGAAACACAACTAACTGATAAAAAAATAGCTTTATTTGGATCATATGGATGGGGCGATGGAGAATGGATGGAAGCTTGGGAAGAGAGAGTCGCAAATACTGGGGCAATCTTATTTGAAAAAGGCTTAATCATAAATTCAACACCATCAACTGAAGAAGAAGATAGCTGTTTAGAGTTTGGAAAGAGATTTGCAGAATTTTAA
- the gnd gene encoding phosphogluconate dehydrogenase (NAD(+)-dependent, decarboxylating), which produces MKIRLIGLGKMGENIALNLIDHKHTVYGYDISEETRKKLINTKIEIKNSYKEVLEREGNEKIVVWMLVPNQFVTNVIEDIKPFLKKGDIIIDAGNSNYNLSVKRYHELKEQGLNFIDVGTSGGTYGARNGACLMVGGDYNVVKEIEQVFVDISIENGYGYFGEAGAGHYVKMVHNGIEYGMMQAIGEGLELVEKSQYDVDFEKLTKVWNHGSIIESALIGYMHEAFKNDPKLETLEGRIDDSGEGKWTVEEALRLEVSMPVITNSLFVRYKSRDLSKFSEKSVAAMRKVFGGHAIYKKK; this is translated from the coding sequence ATGAAAATTAGATTGATTGGCCTAGGAAAAATGGGCGAAAATATAGCTTTAAATTTGATTGATCATAAACATACAGTATATGGATATGATATAAGCGAAGAAACAAGAAAAAAACTAATTAATACAAAAATTGAAATTAAAAATAGTTATAAAGAAGTTTTAGAACGTGAAGGAAATGAAAAAATAGTTGTTTGGATGTTAGTTCCAAATCAATTTGTTACAAATGTTATTGAAGATATTAAACCCTTTTTAAAAAAAGGCGATATTATCATTGATGCAGGAAATTCAAACTATAACTTATCAGTTAAAAGATATCATGAACTAAAAGAACAAGGTTTAAACTTCATTGATGTTGGAACATCAGGTGGAACATATGGTGCAAGAAACGGTGCTTGTTTAATGGTTGGTGGAGATTATAATGTTGTTAAAGAAATTGAACAAGTGTTTGTTGATATCTCAATTGAAAATGGTTATGGTTATTTTGGTGAGGCAGGCGCTGGTCATTATGTTAAAATGGTTCATAATGGAATAGAATATGGAATGATGCAAGCAATAGGTGAAGGATTAGAATTAGTTGAAAAGTCTCAATATGATGTTGATTTTGAAAAACTAACAAAAGTTTGGAATCATGGATCAATTATTGAATCAGCACTAATCGGATATATGCATGAAGCTTTTAAAAATGACCCTAAACTTGAAACTCTAGAAGGAAGAATTGATGATTCAGGAGAAGGAAAATGGACTGTTGAAGAAGCATTAAGACTTGAAGTTTCAATGCCAGTAATTACAAATTCATTGTTTGTAAGATATAAATCACGTGATTTAAGTAAATTTAGTGAAAAAAGTGTTGCAGCAATGAGAAAGGTATTTGGCGGTCACGCAATATACAAGAAAAAATGA